The Humulus lupulus chromosome 3, drHumLupu1.1, whole genome shotgun sequence genome window below encodes:
- the LOC133823700 gene encoding cytochrome P450 86B1-like, producing MAFFEALSLVYVHLSFWDIAFAFLGLFLLTCFLQRMTNKGPMLWPVMGIVPSVVININDLYDWVTIAFIKAKGTFPYRGVWMGGAHGILTVDPSNIEYMLKTRIKNFPKGKYYKERFRDLLGDGIFNADDELWLRQRRVAIIEMHSSRFVKYSFKTMQDLVIQKLLKLTNKLVNSKEDHIIDLQELLLRFTFDNISTAALGVDSGCLALELPEVPFAKAFEEATESTLFRFLVPPFVWKPMKLFGLGSEKRLKEATKFVHDFAEKIVMDRRSELIEQGSLDGRSDLLSRLMVMDNIITTRSNEKNFFSNKLLRDFCISFILAGRDTSSVGLAWFFWLVQKSPEIESKILEEINDILSRREAKEDDEEEEIVFTMEELKQMVYLQAALTESLRLYPPVPIDIKEVTNDDVFPDGTIVKKGARVLYCIFSMARMEWIWGKECLEFKPERWIQNGQLVNESQFKYTVFNGGPRLCLGKTFAYMQMKMVAAAILLRYQVKVVEGQNIVPKITTTLYMKNGLLVSFKPRLANSAM from the coding sequence ATGGCTTTCTTCGAAGCTCTGAGCTTGGTTTATGTCCACCTCTCTTTCTGGGACATAGCTTTTGCCTTTCTTGGACTATTTCTTTTGACCTGCTTTCTTCAGAGAATGACCAACAAAGGTCCAATGTTGTGGCCTGTCATGGGGATAGTACCCTCTGTGGTCATCAATATCAATGACCTCTACGATTGGGTCACCATTGCTTTCATCAAAGCCAAAGGCACTTTCCCCTATAGGGGAGTGTGGATGGGAGGGGCTCATGGAATCCTGACCGTTGATCCATCAAATATCGAATACATGCTCAAAACAAGAATCAAAAACTTCCCAAAAGGCAAGTATTATAAAGAGAGGTTTCGTGATTTGCTTGGTGATGGTATTTTTAATGCAGATGACGAGTTATGGCTTCGGCAAAGAAGAGTGGCTATTATAGAGATGCATTCGAGCCGGTTTGTGAAGTACTCATTTAAGACAATGCAGGATTTGGTAATACAGAAGCTGTTGAAGTTGACAAACAAGTTGGTCAACTCAAAAGAAGATCACATCATTGACCTTCAAGAATTGCTTCTTCGTTTTACGTTTGATAATATAAGTACTGCTGCTCTTGGAGTTGACTCAGGGTGCTTGGCTCTAGAGTTACCTGAAGTACCCTTTGCCAAAGCCTTTGAAGAAGCTACAGAGTCGACTCTGTTCAGATTTTTGGTACCTCCTTTTGTATGGAAGCCTATGAAGTTGTTTGGACTTGGTTCTGAGAAACGGCTTAAAGAAGCAACCAAATTCGTTCATGACTTTGCTGAGAAGATAGTTATGGATCGAAGGAGTGAACTCATTGAGCAAGGAAGCTTGGATGGTCGTTCTGATCTCTTGTCAAGGCTCATGGTCATGGACAATATCATCACTACTAGATCAAATGAAAAGAACTTTTTCTCAAACAAGCTTTTGAGAGACTTCTGTATAAGTTTCATCTTGGCCGGGCGCGATACGAGCTCGGTGGGGCTGGCTTGGTTCTTCTGGTTAGTACAAAAAAGCCCAGAAATCGAAAGCAAAATCCTTGAAGAGATCAATGATATTTTGTCAAGGCGCGAGGCTAAagaggatgatgaagaagaagagatagtTTTCACAATGGAAGAACTAAAGCAAATGGTGTATCTCCAAGCAGCGTTAACAGAGTCCTTAAGGCTATACCCGCCAGTGCCAATTGACATCAAAGAGGTCACAAACGACGACGTTTTCCCTGATGGAACCATCGTTAAGAAGGGAGCTAGGGTTCTGTACTGTATATTCTCAATGGCTCGAATGGAGTGGATATGGGGAAAAGAGTGCTTGGAGTTTAAGCCCGAAAGGTGGATCCAAAATGGTCAGTTGGTGAACGAGAGCCAGTTCAAGTACACAGTTTTCAATGGGGGTCCGAGGTTGTGTTTAGGAAAAACATTTGCTTACATGCAGATGAAAATGGTGGCCGCTGCTATACTCCTGAGGTACCAAGTTAAGGTTGTCGAGGGTCAGAACATTGTCCCAAAAATCACAACTACTCTTTACATGAAGAATGGTTTGTTGGTCAGTTTCAAGCCTAGGTTGGCCAACTCTGCAATGTGA